The Bdellovibrio bacteriovorus DNA window CCAAAATCATGGAGCCTTTCTTTACAACGAAAGAAGTCGGCAAGGGTGTGGGTTTAGGATTGAGTATCTCGCAAGGAATCGTGCAAGCTCACGGCGGAAAATTTTATCTTGATGATAATTCAACGAAGACGCGATTTGTGATTTGGCTTCCTCAAGAAAAGGCCTAAAGATTCAGAACTGCCCCCTTTTCCTGTGCGAACATAAATAAACCTTCATGGCGTGACCTTTGCCAAACTGAACTTTCATGAAGTTCAAATGCCCATACTGCCATACTCAAAGAAACCCCCAGTCTGCGACTCGGACAATTCGTAAGCTTGGCTCATACTATCGCAAGTCCGATGGTCAGCATCTGACTAGATTCTGGTGCTTCCCATGCAAAAAAAGCTTTTCCGCCGCGACCTTAAGTCCCTTGAAAGGTCAGAAGAAAAGACACCTTAATAAAGCGGTCTGTGACCTGTTAACTGGAGGAGTGAGCCAACGAGAAGCGGCACGGATACTAAAGATCAATCCAAAAACCGTGGTCCGAAAATTTCGATTTGCCATAACTACAGCAAAGGAAGAACTCAAAGAATGGAATCAAAAGTTTCAGTCCTGTACTGAGGTTGAATTCGATGACTTAGAAACTTTTGAGCACACGAAGTGCAAGCCACTTTCAGTAACTTTGATGGTTGAATATCAGACAAGGAGAATCTTAGGATTTGAAGTTGCACAAATGCCAGCCAAAGGAAGAATAGCTGCTTTTGCGAGGAAGAAGTACGGGCCTCGGGCAGACCATCGATCTAAAGCTCGTAGAAAGTTATTTTCAGAGATGAGATCCTTTGTTTCGCCCACAGCGCTTATACGATCAGACTCAAATCCTTATTACCCAAAAGATGTAAAAAGGTATTTCCCGGCAGCCCGACATGAAACCATCTTAGGTGGAAGAGGAGCTATTGTTGGTCAGGGGGAATTAAAGAAACTGAAGTGGGATCCGATTTTTAGTTTGAATCACACTTGTGCGATGTTAAGAGCCCATATCAATAGGCTCTTTAGAAAAACCTGGTGTACAACGAAGAGGGCTGATCAATTAGCAGGACATATTGCTCTCTATGCTCTGCTTCACAATCGCCGCCTCGCCACAGGTTAAGGGGGCAGTTCTTAAAGATTCCAGGCCCATCCTGCTTTTAGTAAAATCTGATTGGCTTTCACCGTGCTGGAAGCAGGGAACATATTGTATTCAAGACTGACCGGAATATAGGTTTTGCGATCCATTTGAATGTCCGTTCCGAATGCCGCTGTGATAACCGAGTTTGTAGAAATCTGGGACTCGTTTAGTGCGGTACTCGATTTTGAAACTGCTAACAAGTAACCCATGCCAGCGCCAATCCAAGGACGGTACTTCCCGATGTAAGGATACCACTTCGCCAAACCATACACTGACAGGTAGTTGATTTTGGCATCACAGCTTGAAGAACCCGAACAAGCGGCTGAAGAGGCCGTGCCAGACACATTAAACTGTTCAATAGCGGCATATCCACGACCCACTAAAGAAGGACTAAAAACATAATCATAGAATCCACCGACACCGAAACCAGAACCGCTCATCTTAACGGCCGCTTTTTGCGTGATACCAAAGCCGTCTTTATAGCTGACGTCTGCATCCATGGAATTCATCAAATATCCGCCCAAGATGCCATAGGAATCTTTTAAGACGCGAGAAACGTTAGTGGTAGGACGAGGTGTGCTCTCTTCGCCTTCTTCCGTCGGGGTGACATCCGCACTCATTTTTGAGGCAGCCTTTGCCTGCAGAGTGTATCCGCTAGCGGCGCGGCCTTTTAAGATTTCACCCAGGGCCTTTTTGCCTTTAACTTGTTTGACACGAATGATGGCCGTGCGTTTTGTCGTGCCTGGATTGACTAGAAAGAACTCATCACCTTCCATAACGGATTCACCGTCGAGAGTGATCAAAACTTTTTGTCCTTTGACGGCAGAAACCGAAGCGGCGAACGCGGAAGAACATCCTAGTAAAAAAACAAGTACGGCAAAGAACTTTCTTCCTAACATCAGCGCTTCCTATTCAAGAGTCATCACGTTGTCTTCAAGCTCGCGGATAAAAGAATCTTTATAAAGGTTCCAGACGATGTCATTCGAGAATTCATAAATACAAGAATGCACAGACGTGTCTGATTTTTGAATGGCTTTGATTTCAACTTTAGAACCGCGATGCGTGCGCCAGATTTCCAAATCATTTTCCATCACGACCATTTCGTAATTGGAAGAAGGAAACTCTTCATGAAACCAAGTTTCAATGCGGCTTTCTTTTTTGCAGCTTTTAAGTTCAAAGTTGGAAGAGGTAGAGACTTTACCGGGAGCTTCAGATTCAAATTGCTTACGGCCTTCCGAACGGTAGATCGTACAACCACTTAAAGTAAGAACCATGAATGCAGTAAATAAAGCACACTTCATAGATCTATAATTATAGGGGAGACTGGACTAAATAAAAAGCCCCGATACGCGATCGAGGCTTTTGACTGGTAACCTTTGCGCCGCCAGACAAGCTTTCTCTGCGTTGCCGCGTCGGCGCTGTACGGTGTACAGCTTTCTCCTTGCGCCTTGATAAAGCTTATCTGTCAGCGCAAAGGAGTATTGCTTTTTTTTAAAATTAGAACGGAATTTCGTCGTTCGAATCAAAACTTGGTTCTGGTCCGAAATCTTGGAAATTGTAATCATCACCGCCACCAGAAGATGAAGAAGAACGGCCTGAACCGGCTTCCGCACCTGCAGAGCCCAAGAATTGAACTGTGCTGGCAACGATCTCAGTCGTGTAGCGTTTTTGACCTTGTTGGTCTTCCCACTGACGAGTTTGCAATTTACCTTCAACGTAAACTTGGCGACCTTTTGAAAGATGCTTACCGCAGATTTCTGCAAGTTTGCCCCATACCGTTACACGGTGCCACTCTGTACGCTCTTGTCTTTGACCGTCTTTCACCCATGATTCGCTTGTCGCGATATTCAAGCGAGCAACAGTGCTCCCACTTCCGATAGCTTTCACTTCTGGATCAGCACCTAAACGACCTACAAGAATAACTTTATTTACTCCAGACATTTTCCCTCCAATAACCACTTGGTTTTTTGTCAGATTAAGAGTGAAGTCAATAAGGACTTCGGCTCTCTATTATTTGCTGTGGAGTGTGAGCAATTCTTAGGCAGACCCCTTGCTCAGTTTAAATATAGCAGGGGTCACTTGAAGGGAACGGATCTCGACTAACGCGCGGCGCCGAAGCTCGGCGGCATCATAGGATTTGTCGCTGAAACCTTGAATTTATACTGGGCGCCCTCAGGTGTTGGCGTTTTGTAGCCATCAATGAATCCCAAGAACAAAGCCGCACGATCTTGAAAGCTGCGTTTCGCTCTTAAATCGATTTCAAAATTGTAGGCACCAATCTGCTGGCCGAAAGAACCGCCGCGGTTGACGATATTAAGACCGATATTGCCTTTAATCGTTCCATAAAGCTCATCACCGGGCTTACCAATAGTTCCCGTTTCGATCACGAAGCGACCGGCAGCAAGGCGACCTTTAAGCTCCACAGAAGTCAGCTTTAAATCCGGCAAAGTCAAAGGACCCATTGGCGTATTCACGTTCGATGGAGGAAGTTCAAATTTATTGATAGTCATATCAATTTCGACATCGGGTTGCTCTTGGAAAGATAAATCAGCAAGAGCTGTCGTCTCTAAATTCAACTGACCTTTTAAA harbors:
- a CDS encoding transposase, giving the protein MSQREAARILKINPKTVVRKFRFAITTAKEELKEWNQKFQSCTEVEFDDLETFEHTKCKPLSVTLMVEYQTRRILGFEVAQMPAKGRIAAFARKKYGPRADHRSKARRKLFSEMRSFVSPTALIRSDSNPYYPKDVKRYFPAARHETILGGRGAIVGQGELKKLKWDPIFSLNHTCAMLRAHINRLFRKTWCTTKRADQLAGHIALYALLHNRRLATG
- a CDS encoding OmpW family outer membrane protein translates to MLGRKFFAVLVFLLGCSSAFAASVSAVKGQKVLITLDGESVMEGDEFFLVNPGTTKRTAIIRVKQVKGKKALGEILKGRAASGYTLQAKAASKMSADVTPTEEGEESTPRPTTNVSRVLKDSYGILGGYLMNSMDADVSYKDGFGITQKAAVKMSGSGFGVGGFYDYVFSPSLVGRGYAAIEQFNVSGTASSAACSGSSSCDAKINYLSVYGLAKWYPYIGKYRPWIGAGMGYLLAVSKSSTALNESQISTNSVITAAFGTDIQMDRKTYIPVSLEYNMFPASSTVKANQILLKAGWAWNL
- a CDS encoding single-stranded DNA-binding protein, with the translated sequence MSGVNKVILVGRLGADPEVKAIGSGSTVARLNIATSESWVKDGQRQERTEWHRVTVWGKLAEICGKHLSKGRQVYVEGKLQTRQWEDQQGQKRYTTEIVASTVQFLGSAGAEAGSGRSSSSSGGGDDYNFQDFGPEPSFDSNDEIPF
- the gspN gene encoding type II secretion system protein GspN, which translates into the protein MEQFRQLLKLIRESKGKIAVMVVSAFVFLFMLFPFDDLSDFISSQVSRLTNNSVYLTFERLKMSVFPQPGVQMDSVYIESLRTPALSAQELVITPSISGLIAQKPYGHVSAKGLLKGDVDLVVAKGAKSDNGIERQKIEVKAQKVSLHDLRELANLPILLKGQLNLETTALADLSFQEQPDVEIDMTINKFELPPSNVNTPMGPLTLPDLKLTSVELKGRLAAGRFVIETGTIGKPGDELYGTIKGNIGLNIVNRGGSFGQQIGAYNFEIDLRAKRSFQDRAALFLGFIDGYKTPTPEGAQYKFKVSATNPMMPPSFGAAR